A stretch of Spirosoma oryzicola DNA encodes these proteins:
- a CDS encoding TolC family protein, whose translation MSFSEAQTQVASSVLPDTIRLTLAQADEQFKAHNLTVLATQLGINENKAYEIQSQLRVNPAVYVETMPYNQQTKEVLPFRQSSAQQVVQVQQLIRLAGKRNKQLAIARTNTELASDRFYDLLRTLTYQLHTTFYDLYYTRQTLNVYNEEIATLQQTVSLYQQQYSKGNVPLKDLTRLKAYLFSLTTERQQLLSKLIDDQADLTVLLNTNPSVTIQPIIGSGLINQFSVNTLNLSRLFQLADQHRFDLKGYRDLAKQEEQNLSLQRAMAVPDLTLQGTYDRNGSYIPNYFGVGVGINLPVLNKNQGNIQAAKVRIQSSQQTVNAYTLQVDSDVERAYAKAQQTEQLYRTFDQQFNDDFGRLIDGVTTNYKKQNIDVVEFLDFFDSYKSSQVQFAQLQNNRMQSLEEISFAVGTNPFQN comes from the coding sequence ATGAGTTTTTCCGAAGCGCAAACGCAAGTTGCCTCTTCTGTACTCCCTGATACAATCAGATTAACGTTAGCGCAAGCCGATGAACAGTTTAAAGCGCATAATCTGACAGTCCTGGCTACTCAGCTGGGTATCAATGAAAACAAGGCATACGAGATTCAGTCGCAACTGCGAGTCAATCCGGCGGTTTACGTCGAAACGATGCCGTATAACCAGCAGACGAAGGAAGTATTGCCTTTTCGGCAAAGCAGTGCTCAGCAGGTCGTACAGGTCCAACAACTAATCCGGCTGGCTGGGAAGCGAAACAAGCAGCTTGCCATTGCCAGAACCAATACCGAACTGGCTTCCGACCGCTTTTACGACCTCTTGCGTACGCTGACGTACCAGCTTCATACAACCTTTTACGATCTATACTACACTCGGCAGACGCTGAATGTATATAACGAAGAGATTGCTACGCTTCAACAGACCGTGTCGCTCTACCAGCAGCAGTATAGCAAAGGAAACGTACCGCTGAAAGATTTGACCCGCCTGAAAGCTTACCTATTTAGCTTGACAACCGAGCGGCAACAGTTGCTTAGCAAGCTAATCGATGATCAGGCTGATCTGACGGTCTTATTGAATACAAACCCGTCGGTTACAATTCAGCCAATTATAGGGTCTGGCCTTATTAACCAGTTTTCTGTGAATACCCTGAACTTGAGTCGTTTATTTCAACTAGCGGACCAGCATCGTTTTGATCTGAAAGGCTACCGCGATCTGGCGAAGCAGGAAGAGCAGAACCTGTCCTTACAGCGAGCAATGGCCGTTCCCGATCTTACGCTTCAAGGCACGTACGACCGTAATGGCAGCTATATACCAAACTATTTTGGAGTTGGGGTAGGTATCAATCTACCGGTGCTCAACAAAAACCAGGGTAATATCCAGGCGGCAAAGGTACGTATCCAGAGCAGCCAGCAGACCGTAAACGCGTATACCCTGCAAGTCGATAGCGACGTCGAACGGGCGTATGCCAAAGCACAACAGACGGAGCAGCTCTACCGTACGTTCGATCAACAGTTTAACGACGATTTTGGGCGCTTGATCGACGGAGTGACGACAAACTACAAAAAGCAAAATATTGACGTTGTTGAGTTCCTCGACTTTTTTGATTCCTACAAAAGCAGCCAGGTTCAATTCGCTCAGCTCCAGAATAACCGTATGCAAAGTCTCGAAGAAATAAGCTTTGCCGTAGGTACTAACCCCTTTCAAAACTAA
- a CDS encoding efflux RND transporter periplasmic adaptor subunit: MKKHSFISPCSRPLQLTDRLGLSTDRPIAAAFGFLVRSSASARLRQRAVAAVAGLLLMSGLSSCGSSAKSDDVTATERHETNLLATAQYDTARLENAVNELNLTGKITFNQDQVIKVFPLVGGHIETIKADLGDFVKKGQTMAIIRSGDLADLEQQGIAARGQLSVAQKNLQVTEDMANAGLSSQRELVASKEQLLAAKGELKRVNERRQILGGTGSVYIVKAPMSGFVVEKTASPGMELRSDDPENLFTISNLDRVWVMANVYESDLSNVHEGDPATITTLSYPDKVFHGRIDKIFNVLDPDSKTLKVRVTLNNADYRLKPEMFANVSVTYAGRDKRVTIPAGSVVFDKNRNFVVAVNKDNQPIVREVNIYKTVGQKTFLSGGLTPGDRVVTANQLLIYNALGN, translated from the coding sequence ATGAAAAAACATTCATTTATATCACCCTGCTCCCGGCCTCTTCAGCTCACTGACCGGCTGGGTTTAAGTACCGACAGACCAATAGCAGCGGCTTTTGGCTTTCTGGTTCGTTCGTCGGCCAGTGCCAGACTACGGCAGCGCGCTGTAGCGGCTGTAGCGGGTCTTTTACTGATGAGTGGGCTAAGCAGTTGCGGCTCGTCGGCTAAATCAGACGACGTGACGGCAACGGAACGTCACGAAACAAACCTGTTGGCGACGGCCCAGTATGATACAGCCCGGTTGGAAAACGCAGTCAATGAATTAAACCTGACGGGCAAGATTACGTTCAATCAGGACCAGGTCATTAAAGTGTTTCCCCTTGTCGGCGGCCATATCGAAACGATCAAGGCGGACCTGGGTGATTTTGTAAAAAAAGGACAAACGATGGCCATTATACGGTCGGGTGATTTGGCCGATCTGGAACAGCAGGGTATCGCGGCTCGTGGCCAGCTATCCGTTGCACAAAAGAATTTGCAGGTGACCGAAGACATGGCCAACGCAGGCTTGAGTTCGCAGCGGGAGTTGGTAGCTAGTAAAGAGCAACTTCTGGCTGCCAAAGGTGAGTTGAAACGGGTCAACGAACGGCGGCAGATTCTGGGTGGCACGGGTTCGGTTTACATCGTGAAAGCCCCCATGAGCGGATTTGTAGTCGAAAAAACGGCGTCGCCCGGTATGGAACTCCGCTCTGACGATCCCGAAAATTTGTTTACCATCTCAAACCTTGATCGGGTGTGGGTCATGGCAAACGTGTACGAATCCGATCTATCAAACGTACACGAAGGCGATCCGGCCACGATCACCACCCTCTCCTACCCTGACAAGGTATTTCATGGTCGCATCGACAAGATTTTTAACGTGCTTGACCCGGATAGCAAAACGCTGAAAGTGCGTGTCACACTTAACAACGCAGACTACCGCTTAAAACCTGAAATGTTTGCCAATGTGAGTGTTACGTATGCTGGCCGCGACAAACGTGTCACGATTCCGGCAGGATCCGTCGTTTTCGACAAGAACCGTAACTTCGTTGTTGCTGTCAATAAAGACAACCAGCCTATCGTGCGCGAGGTCAATATTTACAAAACGGTGGGTCAAAAAACGTTTCTATCCGGCGGCCTAACCCCCGGCGACCGCGTGGTTACCGCCAATCAACTGCTGATCTACAACGCACTAGGCAACTAG
- a CDS encoding lmo0937 family membrane protein, with amino-acid sequence MGSLLYTIAVVLIIIWLLGFLGFNSFGLGSLIHVLLVIAVIAVILRLIQGRGV; translated from the coding sequence ATGGGAAGCTTGCTGTACACGATAGCCGTGGTGTTAATAATAATCTGGCTCTTAGGTTTTTTAGGCTTTAACAGCTTTGGCCTAGGCAGTTTAATACACGTCTTACTGGTTATCGCTGTCATTGCAGTAATCCTACGCCTAATCCAAGGAAGAGGGGTTTAA
- a CDS encoding Lrp/AsnC family transcriptional regulator produces MVQLDAIDHKILALLQENSRLTIQEIGQRINLSKTPVHERIKRLEREGVIDRYVSILDKKKLGNILMVYCQVTLDRQTRDAFAEFEAAVRGLPEVLECNRVSGSFDYLLKIISRDMETYNRFHQDQLSVIPGTLHISSFFVMSEVKNSTVVPLG; encoded by the coding sequence ATGGTACAATTAGACGCGATTGATCACAAAATACTGGCTCTTTTGCAGGAAAATTCCCGACTGACAATTCAGGAAATCGGGCAACGAATCAATCTGTCAAAAACACCGGTTCACGAGCGCATCAAACGGCTCGAACGTGAAGGCGTTATTGACCGCTACGTATCAATTCTTGACAAAAAGAAGCTGGGGAATATCCTGATGGTATATTGTCAGGTAACGCTTGATCGACAAACGCGCGACGCTTTTGCTGAATTTGAAGCCGCAGTGCGTGGCTTGCCGGAGGTGCTGGAATGCAACCGAGTATCGGGCTCTTTCGACTATCTGCTGAAGATTATTAGCCGGGATATGGAAACATACAATCGTTTCCATCAGGATCAGTTATCAGTGATACCCGGAACGCTACACATCAGCAGCTTTTTTGTGATGTCGGAAGTAAAGAATTCAACGGTAGTGCCGCTGGGCTAA
- a CDS encoding sigma-54-dependent transcriptional regulator gives MEKILIVDDNNDICLLLERFLSKQGYKTASVQRGEDGLMLLRKETFELVICDFKLPDIDGLEMLRRIKVLNPSTAVIIITGYSDVRIAVQTVKHGAYDYVTKPLYPDEILHTIKNALERRSQSLSAAVEPSVTPAASGTTPTKATPSKTSTSKALVAPNGKRFIFGKSRVAEQLQKHIDLIAPTDMSVIITGETGTGKEFVASAIHLKSKRADKPFVAIDCGALSKDLAGSELFGHVKGAFTGAMADKAGSFEFANGGTLFLDEIGNLSYDNQIKLLRVLQERKIRRIGSNQDIAVDVRIIVATNEDLRDAVRQGRFREDIYHRIAEFEIHLSPLRERKADIMIFAEHFLELANQQLEKDIIGFNDEAKDKLKEYFWHGNLRELQNVVKRSVLLTQGDYIEVDVLPQEIISPQYLAPESVPTAQVSYDPARPGVPVISQSAANLKSVSENAERAAILKVLEKTGYNKTKAAEVLNIDRKTLYNKLKAYDIHL, from the coding sequence ATGGAAAAGATTTTAATCGTTGACGATAACAATGATATATGCCTGCTTCTCGAACGTTTTTTGAGCAAGCAAGGGTATAAAACGGCGTCGGTCCAACGGGGTGAGGATGGTCTCATGCTGTTAAGAAAAGAGACCTTCGAGCTGGTTATTTGTGATTTTAAATTACCTGATATTGACGGCTTGGAGATGTTGCGCCGAATCAAGGTGCTGAACCCCTCTACAGCCGTTATTATTATAACCGGCTATTCCGACGTAAGGATAGCTGTTCAGACGGTAAAGCACGGCGCGTATGACTATGTTACGAAGCCGCTTTACCCGGACGAAATTCTTCATACAATCAAGAACGCGCTCGAACGGCGGAGTCAGTCTCTAAGTGCTGCCGTCGAGCCGTCAGTTACTCCCGCTGCTTCTGGAACCACGCCCACAAAAGCAACTCCTTCTAAAACATCCACCAGTAAGGCGTTGGTAGCGCCTAATGGCAAGCGGTTTATTTTTGGTAAAAGCAGGGTAGCAGAACAGCTTCAAAAGCACATCGATCTGATCGCTCCGACCGATATGTCTGTGATTATAACCGGTGAAACCGGAACGGGCAAAGAGTTTGTCGCGAGTGCCATTCACTTGAAAAGCAAGCGGGCTGATAAACCGTTTGTCGCTATCGACTGTGGTGCGTTGAGTAAAGACCTGGCAGGGAGTGAGCTGTTTGGTCACGTCAAAGGTGCTTTTACGGGCGCGATGGCCGACAAAGCCGGTAGTTTTGAGTTTGCTAACGGGGGAACGTTATTTCTCGATGAAATTGGTAACCTTTCCTACGATAACCAGATTAAACTACTGCGTGTATTGCAGGAGCGTAAAATCCGTCGCATTGGCTCAAACCAGGATATTGCGGTAGACGTTCGCATTATCGTTGCTACAAACGAAGACCTTCGTGATGCAGTGCGGCAGGGACGTTTCCGGGAAGATATATACCACCGGATTGCTGAGTTTGAAATTCACTTGTCGCCACTACGTGAACGGAAGGCAGACATTATGATTTTTGCGGAGCATTTCTTGGAACTGGCAAATCAGCAACTCGAGAAGGATATCATCGGGTTTAATGACGAAGCCAAGGATAAACTAAAAGAATATTTCTGGCACGGTAACCTGCGTGAATTACAAAACGTAGTTAAGCGATCCGTACTGCTAACTCAGGGCGATTACATCGAGGTTGATGTATTACCTCAGGAGATTATATCGCCACAGTATCTGGCTCCCGAAAGTGTACCAACTGCTCAAGTAAGTTATGACCCAGCCCGGCCTGGTGTTCCGGTTATCAGTCAATCAGCTGCCAATCTGAAATCTGTTTCGGAAAATGCTGAGCGTGCTGCTATCTTGAAAGTCCTTGAAAAAACAGGGTACAACAAAACAAAAGCGGCAGAGGTCCTTAATATTGATCGTAAAACGCTGTATAATAAACTAAAGGCGTACGATATCCATTTATAG
- a CDS encoding porin family protein, whose protein sequence is MKSSLRILATAAVLTIGAFVSTSTATLAQGRVRAGIKGGLNASSLYYDSQGVQNKNERIGFHLGVFAQAPIGEFFAIQPELLYTTKGASADYNVVGFNGKNTFRLNYAELPVLATFKLGQAVELQAGPYVSYLLNSNVNSNGDFGTGTSAINRDNFNKVDYGLAGGLNVYFGKAFIGARYAQGLQNIANSGAARTVLGNAKNGVGLLSVGFSFN, encoded by the coding sequence ATGAAAAGCTCACTGCGTATTTTAGCAACGGCTGCTGTTTTAACCATTGGTGCGTTCGTATCTACTTCCACGGCTACACTGGCCCAAGGCCGCGTCCGGGCCGGGATCAAAGGCGGTTTGAACGCTAGCTCCCTGTACTATGATAGCCAGGGTGTCCAAAACAAAAACGAACGTATTGGTTTCCATCTTGGTGTGTTTGCCCAAGCTCCTATCGGCGAGTTTTTTGCCATTCAACCAGAACTTCTTTACACGACAAAAGGCGCATCTGCTGACTACAATGTTGTTGGCTTTAACGGTAAAAATACATTCCGACTTAATTACGCAGAACTGCCCGTCTTGGCTACTTTCAAACTAGGTCAGGCTGTTGAGCTTCAGGCAGGACCGTATGTGTCTTATCTCCTGAATTCGAATGTCAACTCGAACGGTGATTTTGGAACGGGTACATCGGCCATCAATCGGGATAATTTCAACAAAGTCGACTATGGCCTTGCGGGTGGACTGAATGTTTACTTCGGGAAAGCATTTATCGGAGCTCGTTACGCACAAGGCTTACAAAACATTGCGAATAGCGGAGCGGCTCGTACGGTCTTAGGCAACGCTAAAAACGGCGTGGGTCTGTTATCGGTAGGATTTAGCTTCAACTAA
- a CDS encoding response regulator yields MSKAIPFINWSKAMMGVSTRPNFRPTIMNPVTSTKRVLIVDDEADICLLLSGLLRKLGYIPTCAHFIEDGRQCLNSQQFDAIFLDLNLPDGLGFDLLPYIKQDQSEAKIIMISAFDGQAERRRATEQGADYFVGKPFTRRSVEQALQTIQV; encoded by the coding sequence ATGTCCAAAGCAATCCCTTTTATTAATTGGAGTAAAGCGATGATGGGAGTTAGCACCAGACCGAATTTTAGGCCGACTATAATGAATCCAGTTACCTCTACAAAGCGGGTTCTAATTGTTGATGACGAGGCAGATATTTGTTTATTATTGTCGGGTTTATTAAGAAAATTAGGATACATACCGACTTGCGCCCATTTTATTGAAGATGGTCGCCAATGTTTGAACAGTCAGCAGTTCGACGCGATTTTTTTGGATCTAAACCTGCCAGATGGATTAGGTTTCGATCTGTTACCATATATCAAACAAGATCAGTCAGAAGCCAAGATTATTATGATAAGTGCTTTTGATGGACAGGCTGAGCGCCGTCGAGCTACCGAGCAAGGAGCTGACTATTTTGTTGGTAAACCCTTTACCCGCCGTTCGGTCGAGCAGGCTTTGCAAACCATTCAGGTTTGA
- a CDS encoding YtxH domain-containing protein, translating to MKSLPGILVGLAVGAIVGVLLAPESGKKTRKRITSESDSFFKDLQDQLQSGLDNIRDQYNDYVDSASSKTQDVVSQVKRKAKH from the coding sequence ATGAAATCGTTACCAGGAATTTTAGTGGGATTAGCCGTAGGTGCCATTGTCGGCGTATTGCTAGCCCCAGAAAGTGGTAAAAAGACCCGTAAACGGATAACTTCTGAATCGGATTCGTTTTTCAAGGACTTACAGGATCAGTTGCAATCTGGTTTAGACAATATTCGCGACCAGTACAACGACTATGTTGATAGTGCTTCTTCTAAGACGCAGGACGTAGTTAGCCAAGTAAAGCGTAAGGCAAAGCACTAA
- a CDS encoding carboxylesterase/lipase family protein, with translation MKKPFILLLALQLTAGAFAQSSKDAPQIKTANGVVEGVVEQSGIRSFKGIPFAQPPVGNLRWQEPQPAKNWQGVRQTKKFGPRAMQRALFGDMGFRSDGMSEDCLYLNVWTPAKSSKERLPVLVYFYGGGFMAGDGSEPRYDGESMAKKGIVALTVNYRLGLFGFFAHPELTKESSHQASSNYGYLDQSAALRWVQQNIEAFGGDPKKVTIAGESAGSVSVSAQMVSPLSKGLIAGAIGESGSLLGTLPPVSLDEAEKQGVEFANSVNAKSLAELRAMPADQLLEATAKVPFGRFSAAVDGYFFPKPPAQLFADGQQAHVPLLVGWNSEEMSGRAILGQEKPTPENYTKAVQKLFGERADEVLKLYPATTEDEVMQAATDLASDRFIGYSTWKWSDVQAKTGGKPVYRYLYSRPRPAMTPEMGNAAPGLAGGVVKGNDASAVKMPPARGAVHSAEIEYAMGNLATNKVYAWTPDDYKVSEVMQNYFANFIKTGNPNGPGLPTWSAVGTGNSAQVMHIDVNTRQEPEQNKGRYLFLDPLYTKQ, from the coding sequence ATGAAAAAGCCTTTTATTTTACTACTTGCCCTGCAACTGACGGCGGGGGCATTTGCGCAGTCATCCAAAGACGCGCCCCAGATTAAAACCGCTAATGGCGTTGTCGAAGGAGTTGTCGAGCAAAGCGGTATCCGCTCGTTCAAAGGCATTCCTTTCGCGCAGCCACCCGTTGGAAACTTACGTTGGCAGGAACCACAGCCAGCCAAAAACTGGCAGGGTGTTCGTCAAACCAAAAAATTTGGTCCACGGGCTATGCAGCGTGCTTTGTTTGGCGATATGGGCTTCCGCTCGGATGGCATGAGCGAAGATTGCCTATACCTGAATGTCTGGACACCCGCCAAGTCGTCGAAAGAGCGGTTGCCGGTGCTCGTTTATTTTTACGGGGGTGGATTTATGGCGGGCGACGGCTCTGAGCCTCGTTATGATGGCGAAAGCATGGCTAAAAAGGGTATTGTCGCGCTTACGGTCAACTACCGACTAGGCTTGTTTGGGTTCTTTGCCCATCCAGAACTAACAAAGGAGTCTTCGCATCAGGCGTCGAGTAATTATGGCTACTTGGATCAGAGTGCAGCGTTGCGCTGGGTGCAGCAAAACATCGAAGCCTTTGGTGGCGATCCTAAAAAGGTAACGATTGCCGGTGAGTCGGCGGGGTCTGTTTCTGTTAGTGCCCAAATGGTGTCTCCTTTGTCGAAAGGGCTTATCGCTGGGGCCATTGGAGAGAGCGGTTCTTTGTTGGGAACTTTACCACCCGTTTCACTTGATGAAGCCGAAAAGCAAGGAGTTGAATTCGCAAACAGCGTAAATGCCAAGTCATTGGCTGAGTTACGGGCTATGCCTGCTGACCAGCTACTTGAAGCGACGGCTAAAGTTCCTTTCGGTCGTTTCTCGGCAGCGGTCGATGGCTACTTCTTCCCTAAACCTCCCGCTCAACTGTTTGCCGATGGCCAGCAGGCGCACGTTCCTTTACTGGTTGGCTGGAATTCTGAAGAAATGAGCGGTCGAGCTATTTTGGGTCAGGAAAAACCAACGCCAGAAAACTACACCAAAGCCGTGCAAAAACTATTTGGCGAACGTGCCGATGAGGTGTTGAAACTGTATCCTGCTACAACCGAAGACGAGGTTATGCAGGCGGCTACGGATCTGGCAAGTGATCGATTCATTGGATACAGCACCTGGAAATGGTCAGATGTTCAGGCTAAGACGGGCGGCAAACCCGTCTATCGTTATCTGTACTCACGGCCACGGCCCGCCATGACGCCCGAAATGGGTAATGCTGCGCCAGGGTTAGCGGGCGGAGTTGTAAAAGGAAACGATGCTTCAGCCGTAAAAATGCCGCCCGCTCGTGGCGCTGTTCATTCGGCGGAAATTGAGTATGCTATGGGAAATCTGGCGACCAACAAGGTCTATGCCTGGACGCCGGACGATTACAAAGTATCGGAGGTAATGCAGAATTACTTTGCAAACTTTATAAAAACGGGCAATCCAAACGGACCCGGTTTGCCAACATGGTCTGCCGTTGGTACTGGCAACTCGGCTCAGGTGATGCACATCGATGTAAACACCCGGCAGGAGCCAGAGCAGAATAAAGGTCGTTACCTATTTCTAGATCCATTGTACACAAAACAATAG
- a CDS encoding YtxH domain-containing protein: MRSSRDFLTGIITGVVIGLLTAPRSGKETREKLTEEANKRTGDLKDQLQKGVSQVKEGFEQAKSQVNQYADKAKEQYGQYKDQAQDAFSREKEDLKSQYNNKVDQLADDAQSGVEHSKDAFKA, translated from the coding sequence ATGAGAAGCTCAAGAGATTTTTTAACAGGTATTATCACTGGTGTAGTTATTGGTCTTTTAACAGCTCCAAGAAGCGGTAAAGAAACCCGCGAGAAGCTGACTGAGGAAGCTAACAAGCGGACTGGTGACCTGAAAGATCAATTGCAGAAAGGCGTTTCACAGGTGAAAGAAGGCTTCGAACAAGCAAAATCGCAGGTGAACCAGTATGCTGACAAAGCAAAAGAGCAGTATGGTCAGTATAAAGATCAGGCTCAAGATGCGTTTAGCCGGGAAAAAGAAGATTTAAAGTCACAATACAATAACAAGGTCGATCAGCTTGCTGATGACGCGCAAAGCGGTGTTGAACACTCGAAAGACGCGTTTAAGGCATAG
- a CDS encoding hybrid sensor histidine kinase/response regulator: MTADSALDVSVKKDIIRVLLIEDDEDDYMLTRALVSARENANIKLDWVDNYDRALEALEQNDHDVYLVDYRLGHHTGIHLIQEAFRLGCQAPMILLTGQDDLTVDQSALELGAADYLVKGRIDAQLLGRSIRYALRQASVLAEVAEKENKYRSLFERSIDAIFVADEQLHFQDANPSVERLLGYSRDELRKLNPARLFTDLNFLRELRFNVREYGQIKDFETTLISKNGRKRICLISVWAVEDRAGLPEWYQGIVRDITDQKKAQQDLILAEKLTMTGKIARSIAHEVRNPLTNLSLALEQLKDELETENEYVTMFTDIIGRNVDRIGQLITEMLNSSKPRELERRRQDFNGVVKSTLQLISDRIKLKRMRLEVHFSNDDCNALLDREQVKTALLNILINAVEAMEEGKGVLVVSTFCSEDSRVCVEVTDNGGGISEADRKRLFDPFFTGKSGGMGLGLTATQNIINSHKGSIDVESQVGHGTTFRLYFPK, encoded by the coding sequence ATGACTGCTGATTCTGCACTCGACGTTTCTGTTAAAAAAGACATTATTCGCGTTCTCCTGATTGAAGATGATGAGGACGATTACATGTTGACCCGGGCGCTTGTGTCGGCGCGGGAAAACGCAAATATTAAACTTGACTGGGTCGATAATTACGACAGGGCTTTGGAAGCGCTGGAGCAGAACGACCATGATGTTTATTTGGTCGATTACCGGCTGGGGCATCATACAGGAATCCATTTGATTCAGGAAGCCTTCCGGTTAGGGTGTCAGGCTCCCATGATTTTGCTGACGGGTCAGGACGATCTGACCGTCGATCAATCGGCTCTTGAACTGGGTGCCGCCGATTACCTGGTAAAAGGACGCATTGATGCCCAACTGCTCGGGCGTAGTATTCGTTATGCGCTCCGGCAAGCCAGCGTCTTGGCCGAAGTTGCCGAGAAGGAAAACAAATATCGTTCGCTTTTTGAACGATCAATCGATGCCATTTTCGTGGCTGACGAACAGCTTCACTTTCAGGATGCAAACCCTTCTGTAGAACGTTTGCTTGGCTACAGTCGCGATGAGTTACGAAAACTAAATCCCGCCCGCCTATTTACCGACCTGAACTTCCTGCGCGAGTTACGGTTCAACGTTCGCGAATACGGTCAGATCAAGGATTTCGAAACAACGCTTATCAGCAAGAATGGTCGTAAGCGTATCTGTCTGATTTCGGTCTGGGCCGTTGAGGACCGGGCTGGCCTGCCTGAATGGTATCAAGGGATCGTGCGGGACATTACCGATCAGAAAAAAGCGCAGCAGGACCTGATTCTGGCCGAAAAGCTAACCATGACGGGTAAAATTGCCCGCAGTATCGCGCACGAAGTGCGTAACCCGTTAACCAACCTGAGTCTGGCTCTGGAACAACTCAAAGACGAGCTGGAAACCGAGAATGAATACGTAACCATGTTTACGGATATCATTGGCCGGAATGTGGACCGTATCGGGCAGCTGATTACTGAGATGCTTAACTCGTCGAAACCTCGTGAACTCGAACGGCGTCGGCAGGATTTCAACGGTGTTGTAAAATCAACGCTGCAACTTATCAGTGACCGTATCAAGCTAAAGCGGATGCGGCTGGAAGTTCATTTCTCGAATGACGATTGTAATGCACTGCTCGACAGAGAACAGGTAAAAACCGCGTTGCTCAATATCCTAATCAATGCCGTGGAGGCCATGGAAGAAGGTAAAGGCGTGTTGGTAGTCAGTACGTTTTGTTCGGAGGATAGTCGCGTTTGTGTAGAAGTAACAGACAATGGCGGTGGGATCAGCGAAGCCGATCGAAAACGCCTGTTCGACCCTTTCTTTACAGGTAAGTCGGGTGGAATGGGCCTCGGGCTGACGGCCACGCAAAACATCATCAATAGCCATAAAGGCTCGATCGATGTCGAAAGTCAGGTTGGTCACGGAACCACGTTCCGACTGTATTTTCCTAAATAG
- a CDS encoding NUDIX hydrolase gives MREHVIQEEIQPDGAGFLPGLAIDCVIFGFHDNQLKILLLAYRNTDLFALPGGFIREKEDVNDAAKRTLAQRTGLHDIYLEQFYTFGNFARYDPVPLQMIMAGKDLPPDDDHWLLRRFVTVGYYALVDFTKAVPNPDLLADDCSWYDLNYLPTLMLDHQTIVQKALETLRADLDRKLIGFNLLPETFTMNDLQSLYETILGEPLHRSSFQRRMLGLDILERLEKQYSGGAHKAPYLYRFKSESEG, from the coding sequence ATGCGTGAACACGTTATTCAAGAAGAAATTCAACCCGATGGAGCCGGTTTTCTACCAGGATTAGCTATTGACTGCGTCATTTTCGGCTTTCACGACAATCAGCTTAAAATTTTATTGCTAGCGTATCGGAACACGGATTTGTTTGCGCTGCCCGGTGGCTTTATTCGGGAAAAGGAAGACGTAAACGATGCCGCCAAGCGGACCTTAGCCCAACGAACAGGGCTTCACGACATCTACTTGGAGCAGTTTTATACGTTTGGAAATTTCGCTCGGTACGACCCGGTCCCGCTGCAAATGATCATGGCTGGTAAGGACCTGCCACCCGACGACGATCATTGGTTACTGCGCCGTTTTGTTACGGTAGGCTATTACGCTCTTGTTGATTTCACTAAGGCGGTCCCGAACCCCGATTTGCTGGCCGATGACTGCTCCTGGTACGATCTGAATTACCTACCTACTCTGATGCTTGATCATCAGACGATTGTGCAGAAAGCGCTGGAAACATTACGAGCTGACTTAGATCGCAAATTGATAGGCTTCAACCTACTTCCGGAAACGTTTACAATGAATGACCTACAAAGTCTCTACGAAACCATTTTGGGGGAGCCTTTACACCGATCCAGCTTTCAGCGCAGGATGCTGGGGCTGGACATTCTGGAACGGCTGGAAAAGCAGTATAGTGGAGGAGCCCATAAAGCCCCTTACCTATACCGATTCAAATCAGAAAGCGAAGGATAA
- a CDS encoding response regulator, translating into MQRKPTVMTILIADDDADDRMFLEQAMRQNGYNQTIEFVEDGEQLMEYLRQEGRYSNQNVPWPNLLILDLNMPRKNGFQALSEIKDDPKLRRLPVVVMTTSSTDEDVIKTYNLGVNSFVTKPFNFNRLVEMIGALKTYWMDTVKLP; encoded by the coding sequence ATGCAGCGAAAGCCTACCGTGATGACTATTCTTATTGCCGACGACGATGCAGATGATCGCATGTTCCTCGAGCAAGCGATGCGGCAGAATGGCTATAATCAGACAATTGAGTTTGTTGAGGACGGTGAACAATTGATGGAATATTTGAGGCAGGAAGGACGTTATAGTAACCAGAATGTCCCCTGGCCGAATTTGTTGATTTTGGATCTCAACATGCCCCGCAAAAATGGGTTTCAGGCACTCAGTGAAATAAAAGATGATCCTAAACTCCGTCGGTTGCCTGTGGTCGTTATGACGACATCATCTACGGACGAGGACGTGATCAAAACCTATAATCTTGGCGTTAATTCGTTTGTGACGAAACCCTTTAATTTTAATCGACTGGTTGAAATGATTGGCGCCCTGAAGACCTATTGGATGGATACTGTCAAACTGCCCTAA